One Owenweeksia hongkongensis DSM 17368 genomic region harbors:
- the amaB gene encoding L-piperidine-6-carboxylate dehydrogenase, which yields MSDFKIEDILNELGVKAENSGTSTGQKNFGSGEVIESKSPVDGKLIAKVTTTTKEEYDEVIKTSQEAFKTWRMMPAPQRGEIVRQFGDKLREKKDALGKLVSYEMGKSLQEGWGEVQEMIDICDFAVGLSRQLYGLTMHSERPKHRMYEQWHPMGTVGIISAFNFPVAVWSWNTALAWACGDVCVWKPSEKTPITGVACQNIMAEVLKENNLPEGISCLINGGREIGEYMSNDGRIPLVSATGSTRMGREVGTAVAKRLGKSLLELGGNNAIIITENADLDATLVGAVFGAVGTAGQRCTSTRRLIIHESMYDEVKTKLKKAYSQLRIGDPLDMNNHVGPLIDTMAADMYEDAIKKAKEEGGTVLVEGGRLEGAGYESGCYVKPCIIEVESHYKIVCTETFAPILYIMKYKDLDEAIAIQNNVPQGLSSAIMTTNMRESERFLSAEGSDCGIANVNIGTSGAEIGGAFGGEKETGGGRESGSDAWKAYMRRQTNTINYSTEVPLAQGIKFDL from the coding sequence ATGAGCGATTTTAAGATAGAAGATATATTAAATGAACTTGGTGTAAAAGCCGAGAATTCAGGAACATCAACCGGTCAGAAGAATTTTGGAAGTGGTGAAGTTATCGAATCAAAATCACCAGTAGATGGCAAGCTGATAGCTAAGGTTACTACCACTACAAAGGAAGAATATGATGAGGTAATCAAAACTTCACAAGAGGCTTTTAAAACTTGGAGAATGATGCCAGCTCCTCAACGTGGCGAAATAGTTCGTCAGTTTGGAGATAAGCTACGTGAGAAAAAAGATGCCCTTGGAAAACTTGTTTCCTATGAAATGGGAAAATCCCTGCAAGAAGGCTGGGGAGAAGTTCAGGAGATGATCGATATCTGTGACTTTGCAGTAGGGCTTAGCCGCCAACTTTATGGGCTTACCATGCACTCGGAGCGTCCTAAGCACAGAATGTACGAGCAATGGCACCCAATGGGAACAGTAGGAATTATTTCTGCATTTAACTTCCCTGTGGCTGTTTGGAGCTGGAACACGGCACTAGCTTGGGCCTGTGGCGATGTTTGCGTTTGGAAACCATCCGAGAAAACTCCAATTACAGGTGTTGCCTGCCAAAATATAATGGCCGAGGTACTTAAAGAAAACAATCTTCCGGAAGGAATTTCCTGTCTTATAAATGGTGGTCGCGAGATTGGAGAGTACATGAGTAATGATGGAAGGATTCCTTTGGTATCAGCCACCGGTAGCACCCGTATGGGGCGCGAAGTAGGTACAGCTGTAGCTAAAAGACTAGGAAAATCTCTGTTGGAATTAGGTGGAAACAATGCCATCATCATTACCGAAAATGCTGATTTAGATGCAACTTTGGTAGGAGCCGTATTTGGGGCTGTAGGTACAGCTGGTCAGCGTTGTACTTCTACACGTAGATTAATCATCCATGAAAGCATGTACGATGAAGTAAAGACAAAACTGAAGAAAGCTTATAGCCAATTGCGCATTGGTGATCCTCTGGATATGAATAATCACGTAGGTCCACTTATTGACACCATGGCGGCTGATATGTATGAAGATGCAATCAAGAAAGCAAAGGAAGAAGGTGGAACCGTGCTTGTAGAAGGTGGTCGATTAGAAGGTGCAGGATACGAAAGTGGCTGCTATGTGAAGCCTTGCATCATTGAAGTGGAAAGCCATTACAAAATTGTTTGTACTGAGACTTTTGCTCCAATTTTGTACATCATGAAATACAAAGATTTGGATGAAGCAATTGCCATTCAAAACAATGTACCGCAAGGATTATCATCTGCAATAATGACTACCAATATGCGTGAGTCAGAAAGATTCCTTTCGGCAGAAGGTAGCGATTGCGGAATTGCAAACGTAAACATTGGTACTAGCGGTGCTGAAATTGGCGGTGCTTTTGGTGGCGAAAAAGAAACTGGCGGTGGACGCGAATCTGGCTCTGATGCCTGGAAAGCCTACATGAGGCGTCAGACAAATACAATCAACTATTCTACGGAAGTGCCACTAGCACAAGGTATCAAGTTTGATTTGTAG
- a CDS encoding ArnT family glycosyltransferase: MKKNKLGALAIIMVVIGLLIYSKRKPREYFHFKGELWADQAGYYMYLPGAFIYDFDGSEMPDTLLKSIGHGFHVDTTSGKMITKYAVGVAMLQAPFFGLVHLHTKITGGRIDGFSGNYHNVPNCAAWFYASIGLWLFYLFLIERVQRKIAWVIISVIFFGTSTYYYGVDNTGMSHIYSFFLFSAFIYVFNRVCRNGLNWINLVAVGAICGLIVAVRPINLLFIPMAVFYLLFLYKRDWHWAKRQLSISKVMVGITMAVLMLAPQFLYWKYTSGSAIHYSYGNEGFSNWKSPMLIEFWFAPLAGLFLYSPAYLLAIVAIFRKIKQRENQVLIIGFLGFCYLMASWHVYFFGCSFGSRNLVEFSVLFFIPLALWLNELKRVKLMRGLLITSMMFTLSLAHSFGGCYTFGVWNWKEFVGMATRGVHYQSISNKEVLPNQMFLGVNSDAHRFFTISNYHAADVCLKVEGYGPKTELAFEVYKDSVLAFASFNVAKEMERDGGNEANYTFLLPKDYPKDASIKAYLFNVGQDTLKLEKLSIWLR, from the coding sequence TTGAAAAAGAATAAACTAGGTGCATTAGCCATTATCATGGTGGTAATTGGATTGCTTATTTATAGCAAGCGCAAGCCTAGGGAATATTTCCATTTTAAGGGAGAGCTTTGGGCTGACCAGGCAGGCTATTATATGTATTTGCCGGGTGCATTTATTTATGATTTTGACGGGAGTGAAATGCCTGATACGTTACTAAAAAGTATTGGGCATGGCTTTCATGTAGACACCACCAGCGGAAAAATGATTACTAAATATGCGGTGGGAGTAGCCATGTTACAAGCTCCTTTTTTCGGCTTGGTCCATCTTCACACCAAAATTACCGGAGGACGCATAGATGGCTTTTCAGGTAATTATCACAATGTTCCCAACTGCGCGGCTTGGTTTTATGCGAGCATAGGGCTGTGGCTATTTTATTTATTTCTAATAGAGCGGGTACAGCGCAAAATAGCCTGGGTCATTATCAGTGTTATTTTCTTCGGAACAAGTACCTATTATTACGGAGTGGATAATACGGGAATGAGCCACATCTACTCGTTTTTCCTTTTTAGTGCGTTTATTTATGTTTTTAATAGAGTATGTAGAAATGGACTAAATTGGATAAACCTCGTTGCTGTTGGGGCAATTTGTGGGCTTATAGTTGCAGTAAGACCAATTAACTTACTCTTCATTCCGATGGCCGTGTTTTACCTTCTTTTCCTTTATAAAAGAGATTGGCATTGGGCAAAGAGGCAACTAAGTATATCCAAAGTAATGGTGGGAATTACCATGGCCGTATTAATGCTAGCACCACAGTTTTTGTATTGGAAATATACTTCTGGTAGCGCCATTCATTACTCTTACGGCAATGAAGGTTTTAGCAATTGGAAGAGTCCAATGCTCATCGAGTTTTGGTTTGCGCCATTGGCGGGTTTGTTTTTGTATTCACCAGCTTATTTGCTTGCTATTGTAGCAATTTTTAGAAAGATAAAACAAAGGGAAAACCAAGTATTAATAATAGGATTCTTAGGTTTTTGCTACCTAATGGCCTCCTGGCATGTTTACTTTTTTGGTTGCTCATTTGGGAGCAGAAACCTTGTAGAGTTTAGTGTATTGTTTTTTATACCTCTGGCGCTGTGGCTAAATGAATTAAAAAGGGTAAAGCTTATGAGAGGTTTACTAATTACTTCAATGATGTTTACTCTTAGTCTGGCCCATAGTTTTGGAGGTTGCTACACTTTTGGGGTTTGGAACTGGAAGGAATTTGTAGGTATGGCAACGAGAGGCGTGCATTATCAAAGCATTTCCAATAAGGAGGTTTTACCTAATCAAATGTTTTTGGGTGTTAATAGTGATGCCCACCGCTTTTTTACTATTAGTAATTATCATGCAGCCGATGTTTGCTTAAAAGTGGAGGGGTATGGCCCCAAAACGGAACTTGCATTTGAAGTTTATAAGGATAGTGTTCTTGCATTTGCCAGCTTTAATGTAGCGAAGGAAATGGAGAGAGATGGTGGAAATGAGGCAAATTATACCTTCTTGTTACCAAAAGATTATCCTAAAGATGCCAGTATCAAAGCATACCTTTTTAATGTAGGGCAAGATACTTTGAAGTTAGAGAAACTTTCTATTTGGCTTAGATGA
- a CDS encoding VIT1/CCC1 transporter family protein, translating to MPTMPHHQEDKIHGSKHSLINRFQDYLGEFVYGGIDGSVTTFAVVAGAAGAQLDSKVVIILGFANLIADGFAMSVGSYLSTKSEKENYNKHKAVEYWEVDNLPDKERAEVREIYEAKGFEGELLEQVVDVITEDRHRWVDVMMKEELEMMEESKSPLAMGGVTFLSFQLFGLIPLLAYVVDYFGDVDSDLFVISSTLTALTFALIGGLKAIVTQTKILRSILETLFLGGAAATLAYFVGDVLEKAFV from the coding sequence ATGCCTACAATGCCTCATCATCAGGAAGATAAAATTCACGGAAGCAAACATTCACTCATAAACCGTTTCCAGGATTACCTGGGGGAGTTTGTGTATGGCGGAATAGATGGAAGTGTAACCACTTTTGCGGTGGTGGCGGGTGCCGCTGGTGCTCAATTGGATAGCAAGGTGGTTATCATTTTAGGGTTTGCCAATCTTATTGCTGATGGTTTTGCGATGTCTGTAGGTAGCTATTTATCTACCAAAAGTGAAAAGGAGAATTACAATAAACACAAGGCTGTGGAATATTGGGAAGTAGATAACCTTCCCGACAAGGAAAGAGCTGAGGTACGTGAGATATACGAGGCCAAAGGCTTTGAAGGCGAATTGCTGGAGCAAGTTGTAGATGTAATTACTGAAGACCGCCACCGCTGGGTAGATGTAATGATGAAGGAGGAGCTGGAAATGATGGAAGAAAGTAAATCTCCTCTGGCAATGGGCGGGGTTACCTTTTTAAGTTTTCAGCTTTTTGGGCTTATTCCTTTGCTGGCTTACGTTGTAGATTATTTCGGAGATGTAGACTCAGATTTATTCGTAATTTCTTCAACCCTTACCGCTCTGACTTTTGCGCTAATTGGAGGGCTCAAAGCCATAGTTACTCAGACCAAAATTTTGCGAAGTATTCTCGAAACCTTATTTCTTGGTGGAGCTGCAGCCACGCTGGCGTATTTTGTAGGAGATGTATTGGAGAAGGCTTTTGTGTAG
- a CDS encoding SDR family oxidoreductase, producing the protein MKILLTGANGYIGMRLLPVLVEAGHHVICTVRDSSRFEIKKSIREKVEVVEIDFLEEPEKETLPTDIDAAYYLIHSMSKAGDFAEKEERSAKNFLKHLEKSKCKQVIYLSGIVNNEELSAHLSSRLKVEEVLKESQLSTTVLRAGIIVGSGSASFEIIRDLVEKLPVMVAPKWINTKCQPIAIRNVVGYLNGVLLKEECYDKVFDIGGPDVLTYREMLMDFAKVRGLKRSIISVPVMTPRLSSYWLYFVTATSYSLATNLVDSMKVDVVVKREGIKEIIPMELLSYKEAVELAFTKIEQHMVVSSWKDAMVAGRGFINRSEFVEVPKNGVFQDCKSLKIERPVEDVAKNIFAIGGSRGWYYGSFLWKIRGIMDKFVGGVGLRRGRTNSDRVYVGDALDFWRVIVADTKESRLLLYAEMKLPGEAWLEFKIDKEQSPPVLYQTATFRPHGLFGRLYWYAVLPFHYFVFNGMIRNLAKYEEKGSPKAYSPK; encoded by the coding sequence ATGAAAATACTTCTTACAGGAGCCAATGGATATATCGGAATGCGCCTGCTTCCGGTACTTGTGGAGGCTGGTCATCATGTGATATGTACGGTTCGTGATAGTAGTCGCTTTGAAATAAAAAAGTCAATTAGAGAGAAGGTTGAAGTTGTAGAAATTGACTTTTTGGAAGAGCCTGAAAAAGAAACTCTTCCAACCGACATTGATGCGGCTTACTACTTAATTCACTCAATGAGCAAGGCTGGAGATTTTGCTGAAAAGGAGGAGCGAAGTGCAAAGAATTTCCTGAAACATTTAGAGAAATCAAAGTGCAAGCAAGTAATTTATCTAAGTGGAATTGTAAATAATGAAGAGCTCTCTGCACATCTTAGCTCAAGGTTAAAAGTGGAAGAGGTATTGAAAGAATCTCAATTATCCACCACAGTTTTAAGAGCTGGAATTATCGTTGGGTCTGGCTCAGCATCCTTTGAAATCATTCGAGATTTGGTGGAGAAATTACCCGTAATGGTGGCTCCTAAATGGATAAACACCAAATGTCAGCCTATTGCTATTCGTAACGTGGTGGGTTACTTGAACGGTGTTCTTTTAAAAGAAGAATGTTACGACAAGGTATTTGATATTGGCGGGCCAGATGTACTTACGTATAGAGAAATGCTAATGGATTTTGCCAAAGTACGGGGTTTGAAACGAAGCATAATTAGTGTGCCCGTAATGACACCGAGGCTCAGCAGTTACTGGCTCTACTTTGTAACCGCTACAAGTTATAGTTTGGCAACAAATCTGGTAGACAGTATGAAGGTAGATGTGGTGGTGAAACGGGAGGGTATAAAGGAGATTATCCCAATGGAGCTACTGAGCTATAAGGAAGCTGTAGAGCTGGCTTTTACCAAAATAGAGCAGCACATGGTGGTAAGCAGTTGGAAGGATGCCATGGTGGCTGGCCGTGGCTTTATCAATAGGAGCGAGTTTGTAGAGGTGCCCAAAAATGGTGTTTTTCAAGACTGTAAATCCTTGAAAATAGAAAGGCCAGTAGAGGATGTGGCAAAGAATATTTTTGCAATAGGTGGTAGCCGTGGCTGGTATTACGGGAGCTTTCTGTGGAAAATAAGGGGCATCATGGATAAGTTTGTAGGAGGTGTTGGTTTAAGGCGCGGCAGGACAAATTCTGATAGAGTATATGTAGGCGATGCCCTTGATTTTTGGCGAGTGATAGTTGCAGATACTAAAGAGTCAAGATTATTGCTTTACGCAGAAATGAAACTTCCTGGTGAAGCTTGGTTGGAGTTCAAAATTGATAAAGAACAGTCACCACCTGTGTTATATCAAACAGCTACATTCAGACCCCATGGGCTTTTTGGACGATTGTATTGGTATGCAGTTTTACCTTTTCACTATTTTGTATTCAATGGTATGATAAGGAATTTGGCAAAGTATGAAGAGAAGGGTTCTCCTAAAGCTTA